TGTCGTTGAATAATCCTGCTTTTTCAAGTGTCCTGGAGGAGTAAAGAGAACATGCTGCACAGACTGTGGAGACTTCTTCCCGATTATTGAACTCTCTAGACGGTCTAAACTTTCCCCTATCAAAGCTGTATCCGTTTTTTGAGTACTCCCCACCCGCGCTGTCAATTAGCTGGGGATTTCTCGCCCAAAGAATTTTGGGGGTAACAACACCTGCCTTGAGCGTTTCTGCACTCTCAACCAGCCTAGAAAGGGTTTCGGGAGTTACCAATGCATCATTATTGAGAAGAAGAATATAGTCCGGTTTAAGAACGGTAAGGGCGAATTTAATCCCAACGTTGTTTCCTCCACCGAACCCATAATTTTTTCTGTTTCTGATTAAAATGAGCCTTCTGTCTGGGTCTATCTTTTTGTAAAGAGCCATGTTAAATTTTCCTCTCCTAGCATCTTCTTCTGAGAGTTCAAATGTGTGGAGGGGTTTGTTGAGTGGGTTCATTGTAATGTACTTGGAGGTTAGTCCGATGTTACCTGCTGAATACTCTTTTATTTTTTCAA
This genomic stretch from Thermococcus sp. harbors:
- a CDS encoding glycosyltransferase family 2 protein: MPLRVSIIILNWNNWQATIEAIESAHRSNFEDYDVIVVDNASTDESVEKIKEYSAGNIGLTSKYITMNPLNKPLHTFELSEEDARRGKFNMALYKKIDPDRRLILIRNRKNYGFGGGNNVGIKFALTVLKPDYILLLNNDALVTPETLSRLVESAETLKAGVVTPKILWARNPQLIDSAGGEYSKNGYSFDRGKFRPSREFNNREEVSTVCAACSLYSSRTLEKAGLFNDRLFFLYYEDTDLASRIRWAGEKLIYEPSAVAYHYGGKSTKGLEISDLAVSHSLKGHLLCAIINLPKKYAPLYVLGNIVYALYNFILRRKIKAVAEGYLMLLSALPRAIRERKHIQRKISEEEFSRLLTLKWRAF